One window of Botrimarina mediterranea genomic DNA carries:
- a CDS encoding trans-sulfuration enzyme family protein: protein MASLDAVMDSKDRSKAEPAAKPQAAGVGTGTLAVHAGEARQKGGDAVTDAIYCTSTYTFTDTQSVIDFIEQGHAREEYGRYGNPGEKVVEKKLAALEGAESAVLFSSGMAALVGVLMAKLGQGDNVVFTDECYHRSRQFCREHLSRFGVETITVKTGDYDAVQAAITPSTRMLISESPTNPHQSCIDLEKFAEIGRKNGVETLIDATLATPYNLRPIEAGVDYVLHSCTKYLGGHNDLLAGSVAGSEDQLAQVRELRGIMGAINQPHAMYLLQRGLKTFELRMQRHNENGLAVARFLEEHPRVEKVYYPGLESHRDHAQAKKYMRGFGGLVTFLVKDADWRATADVVDRSKLCRIAPSLGGVESLIEQPLVMSYYQRTPEERKAFGIPDNMIRLACGIEDSADLIADLEQALRA, encoded by the coding sequence ATGGCCTCGCTCGACGCTGTGATGGATTCCAAGGATCGCTCGAAAGCAGAACCTGCCGCTAAGCCGCAAGCGGCTGGAGTTGGTACGGGGACGCTCGCCGTTCATGCGGGCGAGGCTCGGCAGAAGGGGGGAGACGCGGTCACCGACGCCATCTACTGCACCTCGACCTACACGTTCACCGACACGCAGTCGGTCATCGACTTCATCGAGCAAGGCCACGCCCGCGAAGAGTACGGCCGCTACGGCAATCCGGGCGAGAAGGTCGTCGAGAAGAAGCTCGCCGCGCTCGAGGGCGCCGAGAGCGCGGTGTTGTTCTCCAGCGGCATGGCGGCGCTGGTGGGCGTGCTGATGGCGAAGCTCGGCCAGGGGGACAATGTCGTCTTCACCGACGAGTGTTACCACCGCAGCCGGCAGTTCTGCCGCGAACACCTGTCGCGGTTCGGCGTCGAGACCATCACCGTCAAGACAGGCGATTACGACGCGGTCCAAGCGGCGATCACGCCGTCGACGCGGATGCTCATCAGCGAGTCGCCCACCAATCCGCACCAGAGCTGCATCGATCTCGAGAAGTTCGCCGAGATCGGCCGCAAGAATGGCGTCGAGACGCTGATCGACGCGACGCTCGCCACGCCGTACAACCTGCGGCCGATCGAAGCGGGCGTCGATTACGTGCTGCACAGCTGCACGAAGTATCTGGGCGGGCACAACGACCTGTTAGCGGGTTCGGTCGCGGGCTCGGAAGACCAACTCGCCCAAGTGCGCGAGCTGCGCGGCATCATGGGCGCCATCAACCAGCCGCACGCAATGTACCTGCTGCAGCGTGGCCTGAAGACGTTCGAGCTGCGGATGCAGCGGCACAACGAGAACGGCCTCGCCGTAGCGCGGTTCCTCGAAGAACACCCGCGCGTCGAGAAGGTCTACTACCCGGGCCTAGAATCGCACCGCGACCACGCCCAGGCGAAGAAGTACATGCGCGGCTTTGGCGGCCTCGTGACGTTCCTCGTGAAGGACGCCGACTGGCGGGCGACGGCCGACGTGGTCGACCGCTCAAAGCTTTGCCGCATCGCCCCCAGCCTCGGCGGCGTCGAGTCGCTGATCGAGCAGCCGCTGGTGATGAGCTACTACCAACGGACGCCCGAAGAACGCAAAGCATTCGGCATCCCCGACAACATGATCCGCCTGGCGTGCGGCATCGAGGACTCGGCGGACTTGATCGCGGATTTGGAGCAAGCTCTGCGGGCTTGA
- a CDS encoding TadE family protein, translating into MTRPRFRRRSNRSRDSRRWGIEVAELAISLPVLTIITFGTLETCQLLFTKQSLAVAAYEAGRVAARPDGTTESTLNRFNQIATARRLQGANFTMTPADLNGVAVGESIRIDVTAPVSSNNSTHLVLFNIPDIVESVVVIRE; encoded by the coding sequence ATGACGCGACCACGCTTCCGACGCCGTTCGAACCGCTCCCGCGACTCGCGCCGCTGGGGGATCGAAGTCGCCGAGCTGGCCATCTCGCTGCCCGTGCTGACGATCATCACCTTCGGTACGCTCGAGACCTGCCAGCTGCTTTTCACTAAGCAATCGCTTGCCGTGGCGGCGTACGAGGCGGGTCGCGTCGCGGCCCGCCCCGACGGGACGACCGAGTCGACGCTGAACCGCTTCAACCAGATCGCGACCGCGCGTCGGTTGCAGGGCGCCAACTTCACGATGACGCCGGCGGACCTTAACGGAGTGGCGGTTGGAGAATCGATCCGCATCGACGTCACCGCCCCCGTGTCGTCGAACAACAGCACCCACCTTGTCCTTTTCAACATCCCCGACATCGTCGAGTCGGTGGTCGTCATCCGTGAATGA
- a CDS encoding DUF2306 domain-containing protein, whose amino-acid sequence MTEPINPSALRRRLLLTLRVLIVLVVGKTIAATLANWPSYFPPDFRSDFLLGREGYFFNGYHAAFYAHIIAGPLTLGLGLVLLSEGIRQRWPLWHRQLGKLQGLLVLFVVAPSGLWMAFYAATGPVAGAGLALLAVMTAVATALGWRSAVQRKFAKHRRWMQRSYVLLCSAIVIRMIGGAAQVAGVEGTYPYAVWISWLAPLAALELWRISLLRIYPRRQSSASRAAPRDQHRGELRTRGRLQTSLD is encoded by the coding sequence ATGACGGAGCCCATCAACCCCTCAGCCCTCCGCCGCCGCCTGCTCCTCACCCTGCGGGTGCTTATCGTTCTCGTGGTTGGCAAGACGATCGCCGCGACGCTGGCGAACTGGCCGTCGTACTTCCCGCCCGACTTCCGTTCGGATTTCTTGTTGGGGCGTGAGGGCTACTTCTTCAACGGTTACCACGCGGCCTTCTACGCCCACATCATCGCCGGTCCGCTGACGCTCGGGCTCGGCCTCGTGCTGCTCAGCGAGGGCATCCGTCAGCGCTGGCCCCTGTGGCACCGCCAACTGGGGAAGTTGCAAGGCCTGCTCGTGCTCTTCGTCGTTGCGCCGAGCGGCCTGTGGATGGCATTCTATGCCGCAACGGGCCCCGTCGCGGGCGCTGGATTGGCGCTGCTCGCCGTCATGACCGCGGTGGCGACGGCTCTCGGTTGGCGGTCGGCCGTCCAACGCAAGTTTGCCAAGCACCGCCGCTGGATGCAGCGCAGCTACGTGCTGCTCTGCTCGGCGATCGTGATCCGAATGATTGGCGGCGCCGCCCAAGTCGCCGGCGTCGAAGGGACGTATCCGTACGCCGTGTGGATCAGCTGGCTCGCGCCGCTCGCAGCGCTGGAGCTGTGGCGAATCAGTCTTCTTCGGATTTATCCCCGCCGGCAATCTTCAGCATCCCGCGCAGCACCTCGGGATCAACATCGCGGTGAATTGAGGACGCGTGGCCGTCTGCAAACGTCGCTAGATTGA
- a CDS encoding BPL-N domain-containing protein has product MRQFALVLCLCVSLLSAAIADDVLRVAIYDRTGESKGPTTLAKLLTQEKGFEVTRVSGEAIRDGAIRDADVVIFPGGSGSSQAKHLEEVGGEEVRRFVREGGGYVGICAGSYLASAEYPWSLRLINTRVIDRKHWARGTGAVTLSLSTEGRKVLNEPSERVEVYYGQGPLLAPAIDPELPPYTPLAVYETEIAKKDAPSGVMAGTTAIAAAPFGKGRVLCISPHPEKTGGPNHMIEAAVRWVAAKD; this is encoded by the coding sequence ATGCGTCAGTTCGCTCTCGTCCTCTGTCTTTGCGTCTCGCTGCTCAGCGCCGCGATTGCTGATGACGTTCTGCGGGTCGCGATCTACGACCGTACCGGTGAGTCCAAGGGCCCGACGACGCTGGCGAAGCTCCTCACGCAGGAGAAGGGATTTGAAGTGACGCGCGTCAGCGGCGAAGCGATCCGCGACGGCGCCATCCGCGACGCCGACGTCGTGATCTTCCCCGGCGGCTCGGGCAGCAGTCAGGCGAAGCACCTCGAAGAAGTCGGCGGCGAAGAGGTGCGGCGGTTCGTGCGCGAAGGGGGCGGCTACGTCGGCATCTGCGCGGGCTCGTATTTGGCGTCGGCCGAATACCCCTGGTCGCTGCGGCTGATCAACACCCGCGTCATCGACCGCAAGCACTGGGCCCGCGGCACGGGCGCCGTGACGCTGTCGCTCTCGACCGAGGGCCGCAAGGTCCTCAACGAGCCGTCCGAGCGCGTCGAGGTCTACTACGGCCAGGGCCCGTTGCTCGCGCCGGCGATCGACCCCGAGCTGCCGCCCTACACCCCGCTGGCGGTGTACGAAACGGAGATCGCCAAGAAAGACGCCCCGTCCGGCGTCATGGCGGGCACCACGGCGATCGCCGCGGCGCCGTTCGGCAAAGGCCGCGTCCTCTGCATCAGCCCGCACCCCGAGAAGACGGGCGGGCCGAACCACATGATCGAAGCCGCGGTGCGGTGGGTGGCGGCTAAAGATTGA
- a CDS encoding DUF1559 family PulG-like putative transporter, with amino-acid sequence MLRNRNALTIVEGLVVVAIIFLLIIFLSPFYRGGAREAARHNLCQNNLKQISLALRNYHDVHGHFPPAYTVDSEGKRLHSWRTLILPYMEETQLAESIDLTKPWDDPANAKARDTSISCYDCLASDTEPGFTTYLALVGDNRAFAGEKPRSLDDFDDGAAKTILIIEVDQKRAVHWMSPYDFEEADGLPFGKETKGAHPNVNLATFADGHASSIHRDVDPEVLRGMLKIAGGDKSEED; translated from the coding sequence ATGCTTCGCAACCGAAACGCGCTGACGATCGTTGAGGGGTTAGTCGTCGTTGCCATCATCTTCTTGTTGATTATTTTCCTAAGCCCTTTCTATAGAGGCGGCGCCCGAGAAGCGGCTCGGCATAACCTGTGCCAGAACAATCTCAAGCAGATCAGCTTGGCTCTGCGCAACTACCACGACGTACATGGCCATTTCCCGCCCGCTTATACGGTCGATAGCGAAGGCAAACGACTGCACAGTTGGCGGACGCTCATTCTTCCCTACATGGAAGAAACACAACTAGCTGAGTCGATCGATCTCACCAAACCTTGGGACGACCCGGCGAATGCGAAGGCAAGAGACACGTCAATTTCTTGCTACGATTGTCTCGCGTCAGACACAGAACCCGGATTCACGACGTATCTAGCTTTAGTTGGCGATAACCGGGCGTTTGCGGGTGAGAAGCCGCGTTCGCTTGACGATTTCGACGACGGCGCAGCGAAAACAATTCTCATTATCGAAGTCGATCAGAAGCGCGCCGTCCACTGGATGTCGCCTTACGATTTTGAAGAGGCCGATGGACTGCCGTTCGGCAAGGAGACCAAGGGCGCTCATCCCAACGTCAATCTAGCGACGTTTGCAGACGGCCACGCGTCCTCAATTCACCGCGATGTTGATCCCGAGGTGCTGCGCGGGATGCTGAAGATTGCCGGCGGGGATAAATCCGAAGAAGACTGA
- a CDS encoding TadE/TadG family type IV pilus assembly protein, whose translation MFPLKLPATRTRRRHASLLRRGVVAVEFAFCASIVFFFFLTMIEVARFHIVRHSLDQAVYAGARVGIVPGATAADVNQSVTERLAMAGVVGATITVTPPVINTSTQAVTVHVAAPYNENSWTLPKFFSGVDVVAEMTLDHENVAFN comes from the coding sequence ATGTTCCCCCTTAAGCTCCCCGCGACACGGACTCGCCGCCGCCACGCCTCGCTCTTGCGGCGCGGCGTGGTGGCGGTCGAGTTCGCGTTCTGCGCTTCGATCGTCTTCTTCTTTTTCCTGACAATGATCGAGGTCGCCCGCTTCCATATTGTGCGGCACTCGCTCGACCAGGCCGTCTACGCCGGCGCCCGCGTCGGCATTGTCCCCGGCGCCACCGCGGCCGACGTCAACCAGTCCGTCACCGAGCGTTTGGCGATGGCGGGCGTCGTCGGCGCGACGATCACCGTGACGCCACCGGTGATCAATACATCCACGCAGGCCGTCACCGTCCACGTCGCGGCGCCGTACAACGAAAACAGTTGGACGCTTCCGAAGTTCTTCTCCGGCGTCGATGTCGTCGCGGAGATGACGCTGGACCACGAGAATGTGGCGTTCAATTAG
- a CDS encoding vWA domain-containing protein gives MNLFCHSARRAPAARVASKDRRGATLVLIAVMSSALVSLGVLVINWSYIELTNTQLRSATDAAAKAAVVALSQTQQQDDARDAARAIAAQYRIGGQQLTLSDGDIEFGNGVPDGSGGYDFVAGQLPLNCARVVGQCGGNSATAAVPVLFAHLLPEDSFNLEKDAVAGRYDHDVCVVVDRSGSMAWDLTGVDFSYPDEYQDDSTVQNYFRPPHPTGSRWAKLIDALEVFRQVVDRRDLNARIGLVSYSSNYTFGLFHSATVTTDQTMSPDTYRFVDAARAISLNPIIGDTNIGAGIDRGVSVITDPAFSRMTANRTIVLLSDGRRTEGADPIGRAQLAAGQRITVHAVSFGDGADQNVMQQIAAITGGNHYHANSGAELEEAFEQIAEELPAVLIQ, from the coding sequence ATGAACCTCTTCTGTCACTCTGCCCGACGCGCGCCCGCGGCCCGTGTCGCGTCCAAGGATCGTCGTGGCGCCACCCTGGTGCTGATCGCCGTGATGTCGTCGGCGCTGGTGTCGCTGGGCGTGCTGGTGATCAACTGGTCGTACATCGAGCTCACCAACACCCAGCTCCGCAGCGCCACGGACGCCGCCGCCAAGGCCGCCGTCGTCGCGCTTAGCCAGACGCAGCAACAAGACGACGCCCGCGACGCCGCCCGCGCCATCGCCGCTCAGTACCGTATCGGCGGCCAGCAGCTCACTCTCTCCGACGGCGACATCGAGTTCGGCAACGGCGTGCCCGACGGCTCCGGCGGTTACGACTTCGTCGCCGGCCAGTTGCCGCTCAATTGCGCCCGCGTCGTCGGCCAGTGCGGCGGCAATTCGGCGACGGCCGCGGTGCCGGTGCTCTTCGCTCACCTCTTACCCGAGGACTCCTTCAATCTCGAGAAGGACGCCGTCGCAGGACGCTACGACCACGACGTCTGTGTCGTGGTGGACCGCTCGGGTTCGATGGCCTGGGACCTGACGGGCGTCGATTTCAGCTACCCGGATGAGTACCAAGACGACTCGACCGTCCAGAACTACTTCCGCCCGCCGCACCCAACCGGCAGCCGCTGGGCGAAGCTCATCGACGCGCTGGAAGTCTTTCGGCAGGTCGTCGATCGCCGGGACCTGAACGCCCGGATCGGGCTGGTCTCTTACTCGAGCAATTACACGTTCGGGCTATTCCATTCGGCGACCGTGACGACCGACCAGACCATGAGCCCAGATACCTATCGCTTCGTCGACGCCGCGCGGGCGATCAGCCTGAATCCGATCATCGGCGATACGAATATCGGCGCCGGCATCGACCGCGGGGTCTCGGTCATCACCGATCCGGCCTTTAGCCGCATGACCGCCAACCGCACGATCGTCCTGCTCAGCGACGGCCGCCGCACTGAGGGCGCCGACCCGATCGGACGCGCGCAGCTCGCGGCTGGGCAACGCATCACGGTGCATGCGGTGTCGTTCGGCGACGGCGCCGATCAGAACGTCATGCAACAGATCGCCGCTATCACCGGCGGCAATCACTACCACGCCAACTCGGGCGCCGAACTCGAAGAGGCTTTCGAACAGATCGCCGAAGAACTCCCCGCGGTCCTAATCCAATAG
- the sthA gene encoding Si-specific NAD(P)(+) transhydrogenase, whose protein sequence is MKHYDVICIGTGPAGQKGAIQAAKLGRTVAVIEKNPVVGGAQVNTGTIPSKALREAVITLTGADKRNMLGSSYRPKKDVTIADLVGFSQQIIRHEWELIGSQFERNHVDLIWGKAKFVGPNEIVVAGKDGPEHYTADKFLVSVGTRPARPEHIPFNEQTIVTSDELLHLDHIPRTMIVVGGGVIGSEYACIMATLGVRVTLVEGRHQVLGFLDQEIAGAFQYFMRQKGITLRLGEKVESINEVDAENAEVGNSFGGRDRRPDRLVEAKLESGKKLRAEVLLYSVGRQGVCGELGLDAVGIEFDDRERLNVNESYQTNVPHVYAAGDVIGFPALASTSMEQGRRAICHALGVCDVRNYNTELFPYGIYAVPEISMVGKTEEQLTDEGIPYETGIAHYREIARAKLLGDELGMMKMLIHQETHHILGVHIIGAEATELVHIGQAVMALGGTAEFFIDNVFNFPTLAECYKVAAYNGLNKLNHV, encoded by the coding sequence ATGAAGCACTACGACGTCATCTGTATCGGCACCGGCCCCGCGGGCCAGAAGGGCGCCATCCAGGCCGCCAAGCTCGGCCGCACCGTCGCGGTGATCGAGAAGAATCCCGTTGTCGGCGGGGCCCAGGTCAACACGGGGACGATCCCCAGCAAAGCCCTCCGTGAGGCGGTGATCACGCTCACCGGCGCCGACAAGCGGAACATGCTCGGCTCGTCGTACCGCCCGAAGAAGGACGTGACGATCGCCGACCTTGTCGGATTCTCGCAGCAGATCATCCGCCACGAGTGGGAGCTGATCGGCAGCCAGTTCGAGCGCAACCACGTCGACCTCATCTGGGGTAAGGCGAAGTTCGTCGGCCCCAACGAGATAGTCGTCGCCGGCAAGGACGGCCCCGAGCATTACACCGCCGACAAGTTTCTCGTGTCGGTCGGCACGCGCCCGGCTCGACCGGAGCACATCCCTTTCAATGAGCAGACCATCGTCACTAGCGACGAGTTGCTGCACCTCGACCACATCCCGCGGACGATGATCGTCGTCGGCGGCGGCGTCATTGGCAGCGAGTACGCCTGCATCATGGCGACGCTCGGCGTGCGGGTGACGCTCGTCGAAGGCCGGCACCAGGTGCTGGGCTTTCTCGATCAAGAGATCGCCGGCGCCTTCCAGTACTTCATGCGTCAGAAGGGCATCACGCTGCGGCTGGGCGAGAAGGTCGAGTCGATTAACGAAGTCGACGCCGAGAACGCCGAGGTTGGCAACTCGTTCGGCGGCCGCGACCGCCGGCCCGATCGCTTGGTCGAGGCGAAGCTCGAATCGGGCAAGAAGCTCCGCGCCGAGGTGCTGCTCTACTCGGTCGGTCGGCAGGGCGTCTGCGGCGAGCTCGGGCTCGACGCGGTGGGCATCGAGTTCGACGACCGCGAACGCCTGAACGTCAACGAGAGCTATCAGACCAACGTGCCGCACGTTTACGCCGCGGGCGACGTGATCGGCTTCCCGGCTTTAGCGTCGACCAGCATGGAGCAGGGCCGCCGCGCCATCTGCCACGCGCTGGGCGTCTGCGACGTGCGGAACTACAACACCGAGCTGTTCCCCTACGGCATCTACGCCGTGCCGGAGATCTCGATGGTCGGCAAGACCGAAGAGCAGCTCACCGACGAGGGGATCCCTTACGAGACGGGGATCGCCCACTACCGCGAGATCGCCCGCGCGAAGCTGCTCGGCGACGAGTTGGGCATGATGAAGATGCTCATCCACCAAGAGACGCACCACATCCTCGGCGTCCACATCATCGGCGCCGAGGCCACCGAGTTGGTCCATATCGGCCAGGCGGTGATGGCTCTCGGCGGGACGGCCGAGTTCTTCATCGACAACGTGTTCAACTTCCCGACGCTCGCCGAGTGCTACAAAGTGGCGGCGTACAACGGGCTGAATAAGTTGAATCACGTGTGA
- the acpS gene encoding holo-ACP synthase has protein sequence MSTLGVGTDIVEVLRIARMIERHGELFICRVYTEHEIEYCASRKAATQHYAGRWAAKEAVLKALGTGWVRGISWRDVEVRNSAAGVPQVRLYGGARDVLERSGIERIHVSISHCRAYATAYAVAEG, from the coding sequence ATGTCCACTCTCGGCGTCGGCACCGACATCGTTGAAGTGCTGCGAATCGCTCGGATGATCGAGCGGCATGGGGAGCTGTTTATCTGCCGCGTCTATACCGAGCACGAGATCGAGTACTGCGCGAGCCGCAAGGCGGCGACGCAGCACTACGCGGGGCGGTGGGCGGCGAAAGAAGCCGTGCTAAAAGCCTTGGGAACGGGCTGGGTGCGGGGCATCTCGTGGCGTGACGTCGAGGTCCGAAACAGCGCCGCGGGCGTCCCGCAAGTACGGCTGTACGGGGGCGCCCGCGACGTGCTGGAGCGTTCGGGGATCGAACGCATCCATGTCTCGATCAGCCACTGCCGAGCGTACGCGACGGCGTATGCTGTCGCGGAGGGATGA
- a CDS encoding DUF4114 domain-containing protein, with product MSAPRSLRAAAAASLTLCWLVGPTTVEADWGGGGGDCTGCVCEGDADQKDVQSSFRVFGMNIAGLVQESGSDQRACEFNQEILPGANALVEANLKEGVQFLAVGVTRLDEDALYLLRDSDRPVRVYFINEGAGYRNTLGYSTSLAGSTSPGSRHIIFPDVSNGNIGGPVILQNGDWVELGDFQAGTQFEFFIVRDAVNGGRHVFTNKDHLNPDGIQHLAAWLLGDRYVLLGFEDLLNGGDLDYNDVVCVVDLSPDLGPGPQGLLPR from the coding sequence ATGTCCGCCCCAAGATCGCTGCGCGCCGCGGCTGCGGCGTCTCTCACACTGTGTTGGCTTGTAGGCCCGACGACGGTCGAGGCCGACTGGGGCGGCGGGGGCGGCGACTGCACCGGCTGCGTCTGCGAAGGGGACGCCGACCAGAAGGACGTCCAATCCAGCTTCCGCGTCTTCGGCATGAACATCGCCGGGCTGGTTCAAGAGAGCGGAAGCGATCAGCGAGCGTGCGAGTTCAACCAAGAAATCCTCCCCGGCGCCAACGCGCTGGTCGAAGCGAACCTGAAGGAAGGCGTGCAATTCCTCGCCGTCGGCGTCACCCGGCTCGACGAGGACGCCCTCTACCTGCTGCGCGACTCGGACCGTCCGGTCCGTGTTTACTTCATCAATGAAGGCGCGGGCTACCGCAATACGCTCGGGTACTCGACTTCACTGGCGGGTTCGACCTCGCCCGGCTCCCGCCACATCATCTTTCCGGATGTTTCTAACGGCAACATCGGCGGTCCGGTCATCCTTCAGAATGGCGACTGGGTTGAGCTCGGTGACTTCCAGGCCGGCACGCAGTTCGAGTTCTTCATCGTCCGCGACGCCGTCAACGGAGGCCGCCACGTCTTCACGAACAAGGATCACCTCAACCCCGATGGGATTCAGCACCTCGCGGCGTGGCTGTTGGGCGACCGCTATGTGTTGCTCGGCTTTGAGGACCTCTTGAACGGCGGCGATCTCGACTACAACGACGTCGTCTGCGTGGTGGATCTCAGCCCCGACCTCGGCCCCGGCCCGCAAGGCCTCTTGCCTCGTTAG